The Ignavibacteriales bacterium sequence ATCTGAATGAAAAATATATTGCGGCAATCAACCAGAGAATTGATGAAACAATTCTGAGATTTCCGGAACAAGTTAGGAATGATATACAGATCGTTTTCAGTGCGCATGGAACGCCGGTTAGTCTCGTTAAGAAAGGTGATCCGTACAGTAATCATATAAAACAAACAGTTGAAGCTGTAATGGGTGCTAGGAATCATTCTCACAAACACCATCTTTGTTTTCAGAGTAAAGTTGGACCCATGAAATGGCTGGAGCCTTCAACTGCCAGTATGATTGAAGGACTTGCATTAAAGAATAAAAAGAATTTATTGATTGTTCCGATAAGTTTTGTGTCCGATCACGTTGAAACATTATTTGAGCTTGATATTGAATACCGGCACGTAGCTGATAAAGTCGGAATTGAAAACTATATCGTTATGAAAGGTCTTAACGACTCAGAATTGTTTATTGAAGCGCTTGCGGAAATTGTAAAAAGTAATATGTGAAATTAAATGCGGCGTTTATAATAAATTCATACAACAAATAAAACGAATTAACATAGTCCAAATAAATACAAAGCGGAGTTAGAAATGAAATCATCGTTTTTCTTATTAATTGTATTCGTTTTATTATTTTCTAAAATCAATACAGCGCAAGAGATGAAAATGCAGAATCCTTTTTTCAGTGAATGGAATACTAAATTTCAAACACCACCATTTGATTTGATTAAGAATAAACACTTCATGCCGGCTTATGAAGAAGGAATGAAAGAACAGAAAGCCGAAGTTGAAACGATAATTAATAATCCGGAAAAACCGACTTTCAAAAATACTATTGAAGCATTTGAAAAGAGCGGAAAACTCTTCACAAAAGTGAATAACGTTTTTAATTGTCTTAACGGTGCTAATACGAATGATTCACTTCAAGAAGTTTCTAGAAATGTGGCACCAATGATAGCAAAACACTTTGATGAAATTTATCTGAACGAAAAATTCTTTGACCGTGTAAAAAGCATCTATCAAGAAAAGGATAAACTCAATCTGACTACTGAACAAAAAGTCGTTCTAGAAAATTATTATTTGGATTTCGTACGGGGCGGCGCAAATCTTAACAAGGAAGATCAAGAAAAATTAAAAAAGATCAACGAACAGCTTTCTACTCTTGGAGTTAAATTCGGCGAGAATATTCTTAAAGAAACAAACGCTGTTGGATTACTTATTGACAACAAAGATGATCTTGCCGGTTTGCCGGCAGACGTTATTCAAGGTGCGGCTGAAACAGCAAAAGAAAAAGGATTTGAGGGTAAATGGGCTTTCATACTTCAGAGACCAAGCTGGACTCCATTTCTTCAATATTCCGAAAAAAGAAATCTTAGAGAAAAATTGTTCAAAGCATATTTAAACCGCGGAAACAATAACGATGAATTCGACACGAAAAAAATTCTCACTAAAATGGCTTCACTTCGTGTAGAGAAAGCAAAACTTTTAGGATATAAGACATATGCGGATTTCAAACTTGAAATTAATATGGCTAAGAATCCGGATAACGTTTACAAATTTTTAAACGACCTTATGATACCGGCTTTGCACCGGGCTAGAATTGAAGCCGATGACATGCAGAAAATGATTGATAATGAAAAAGGCAATTTCCAATTACAACCGTGGGATTGGTGGTATTATTCGGAAAAAGTTAAAAAAGAAAAATATGCTCTAGATGAAGAAATGCTTCGCCCTTATTTCAAGTTAGAGAATGTTATTGCCGGAGCTTTTGGGGTCGCGTCAAAACTTTACGGATTGAAATTCATAGAAAGAAAAGATATTCCAATTTATCATCCAGATGTAAAAGTTTTTGAAGTGACCGAAGCGAACGGAAAACATCTTGGAATTTTATATACCGATTATTTTCCTCGCGACAGCAAACGTAGCGGCGCATGGATGAGTGAATTAGTCGGTCAGTCAGATATTGATGGAAAATATATTTCGCCAGTTCTTTACAATGTCGGCAATTTTACAAAACCTACAAAAGACAAACCGGCGCTCTTAAGTTTTGATGATGTTTCAACTTTATTTCATGAATTTGGTCATGCTCTTCACGGATTAATCGGAGTCTCTGTTTATCCGACCGGAAAAAGAGTTCCTGTTGATTTCGTTGAATTGCCGTCTCAAATAATGGAGAACTGGGCTTCCGACCCAGAAGTTCTTAAGATGTATGCAAAACATTATAAAACCGGAAAACCGATTCCTCAAGAATTGATAGATAAGATTGTAAAATCCGGTAAGTTCAACCAAGGATTTGATACAGTTGAATATTTAGCTGCATCTTTGCTGGATATGGATTGGCATACAATTACTGATACAAAAGAAAGAGATGCAATTAGATTTGAAAAAGAATCTTTATTAAAATACGGATTGATACCTGAAATCGAATCGCGTTATCAAAGCACGAATTTTCAGCACATCTTTTCGGATGACGGTTATGCGGCGGGATATTACGGTTACATTTGGGCTGCAATTCTTGATGCCGATGCTTTCGCTGCTTTCAAAGAGACAAATAATGTGTTTGATGAAAAAACCGCTGCAGCATTCAGAACTCTTCTTGAAAAAGCCGGTAGTGATGATCCAATGGTCCTATATAAAAAATTCAGAGGAAGAGAACCTAAAGTTGACGCGCTTCTTATTAAACGCGGATTGAATTAACGTGAAACGGTAAAAGAGAAACGTGAGACGTAATTTATAAATTAAGTATTTCTTCCGTTTCACTTTTCACGTTTTCCGAAAAAAAATATATGACTAACAAAAAATCAGTCACAATACTCGGCGCCGGAATATCCGGATTAGCAACAGCGCATTGGCTTAAGAAAGAAGGATTCGACGTAAAAATTCTTGAGGTCAAAAATGAACCCGGCGGCGCGATGGAAACTTTCCGTCGGGATGGATTCTTAGTTGACTTTGGACCCAACAGCGGACTTGAAACAACTCCTCTTATAAGACAGCTCGTTAATGTAGTAGGGCTTTCAGACGAGATGATCTATGCGAGTGATATCTCCAACAAGAGATATATTTTAAGGAACAATCAACTTCATGCTTTGCCTACTAGCGCCTCGGTTTTTCTTAAAACAAAATTATTTTCATTAAAAGGAAAACTCCGACTGTTCGGCGAACCGTTTATCGGAAAATCTAAAGATGGTTATTACCAAAGTATTGCAGAGTTTGTACAAAGAAGACTTGGAAAGGAATTTTTAGATTACGCAATCGATCCATTTGTGAGCGGAGTATTCGCCGGAGACCCTAATAAATTGAGCGTCAAATCGGCATTCCCAAAATTGTACCGTCTTGAAGAAATTTACGGCGGATTAGTAAAAGGAATGATTAAAGGCGCACGAGAAAGGAAAAAGCGCGCCGAGGAATCGAAACAAAGTGCAAAAATGTTTTCGTTCACAAACGGCATGCAGACTTTTCCGATGGCAATAGCGAAAAATTTAGGTGACTGTATTTCTTACAATTGTAAAGTACAAATTGTAAAACGACCTTCCGATTCTAAAGAAACAACATGGAAAATTTTATACGAGCTGAATGGTTTACAGCATGAACTTAGTTCTGATATTATATTATCAACTGTACCGGCATATGTAACCTCAAAAATATTCGGTTCTCTTGATGAAAATCTGATCAAGCACCTTGATGATATTTATTATCCGCCGGTAATGGTTCTATATCTTGGGTTTAACAAAAGCGATATTGGTTTGCCGTTGGATGGATTTGGTTTTTTAATTCCATCCAAAGAGAAGAAGAAATTTCTTGGTGCAATTTGGAGTTCAACTATCTTTCCAAACCGCTGCCATGATGATAAAGCCGCATTCACACTTTTTGTCGGCGGTGCGCGCTCGCCTCAATTATTTGATACTGACAAACAAACACTCGTTGATAATGCTTTAAAAGAATTTAAAGAGATAATGCGGATAGATGCCGACCCGATATTTCTTCAGGAAAGAATGTGGCAGAAAGCTATTCCCCAATATAATGTTGGTTACATTGAGCACGAGAATTATTTTGATAAATTTGAGAAAGAGAATCCGGGAATTTTTCTCGGCGGGAACTATCGCCGTGGAATCTCTGTAGGAGATTGTGTTAAGAACTCTGAGATCATTTTTAAAAAAATAATTGCAAATTGAGAATGGCTAATTGCAAATTATATGAAAGTATTTGAAAAACAAGTTGAGTATGGGAACCCGGTTTTAGAGAAAAGTTTCAAGTTTGGTGTTAGGATTGTAAAATTTTATTCTATACGACTAAAAAATAATTATCAAATCAAAGATTTGTTGAGTCAGATATTAAGAAGCGGTACATCAATTGGCGCCAATATTGCTGAATCTCAAGAAGCAGTATAAAAGAAAGATTTCATCAATAAACTTTCGATTGCTTTAAAAGAAGCAAAAGAAACTGAGTATTGATTAAGATTATTAAAAGAAGCTTCAGTATTAGATGAAAATGAATTCAATAGTTTAAAAAACGATTGCGAAGAATTAATAAAGTTGCTGATTTCTATTTTAAAAAAATTAAAAGAGTAGTCAATTTGCAATTCTAAATTCGCAATTCTCAATTAAGAAGAGGTTATAATGGCAACATTTCCAACAAAAAGATTGCGCAGACTAAGATATAATCCAACAGTACGGGATCTTGTTCGCGAAACAATATTAACAAAAAATGATTTGATTTATCCTCTGTTTGCAGTTACTGGACAAAAAATAAAAAATGAAATCAAATCGATGCCCGGAGTTTTTCAAATGTCTGTAGACGGTCTGGTTGAAGAATGCAAGGAAGTTGAAAAACTAGGCATTCCCGCTGTAATTCTTTTCGGAATTCCGGATCACAAAGATGAAGTCGGATCCGGCGCTTACGATCCAAACGGGATTATTCAACAAGCAGTAAGAGCAATTAAAAAAGAAACAAAAAGATTACTTGTAATAACTGATGTTTGTTTATGCGAATATACTTCGCACGGACATTGCGGAGTTTTGAACGGAGAAAAAATTCTAAATGACGAAACCGTTGAATTACTTG is a genomic window containing:
- the hemG gene encoding protoporphyrinogen oxidase, producing the protein MTNKKSVTILGAGISGLATAHWLKKEGFDVKILEVKNEPGGAMETFRRDGFLVDFGPNSGLETTPLIRQLVNVVGLSDEMIYASDISNKRYILRNNQLHALPTSASVFLKTKLFSLKGKLRLFGEPFIGKSKDGYYQSIAEFVQRRLGKEFLDYAIDPFVSGVFAGDPNKLSVKSAFPKLYRLEEIYGGLVKGMIKGARERKKRAEESKQSAKMFSFTNGMQTFPMAIAKNLGDCISYNCKVQIVKRPSDSKETTWKILYELNGLQHELSSDIILSTVPAYVTSKIFGSLDENLIKHLDDIYYPPVMVLYLGFNKSDIGLPLDGFGFLIPSKEKKKFLGAIWSSTIFPNRCHDDKAAFTLFVGGARSPQLFDTDKQTLVDNALKEFKEIMRIDADPIFLQERMWQKAIPQYNVGYIEHENYFDKFEKENPGIFLGGNYRRGISVGDCVKNSEIIFKKIIAN
- the hemH gene encoding ferrochelatase, with amino-acid sequence MQKTAVVLFNLGGPDSIEAIEPFLYNLFCDPDIFNLPFGQKLFAKLISSRRAPKVANEYKLIGSKSPINEWTEKQRGMLQEFLRKDFPSLDVYTAMRYWKPLTDEIVVKVENAKYDKIVLLPLYPHYSITTIGSSFNEWNRHYKGDSSKLVYINEFYLNEKYIAAINQRIDETILRFPEQVRNDIQIVFSAHGTPVSLVKKGDPYSNHIKQTVEAVMGARNHSHKHHLCFQSKVGPMKWLEPSTASMIEGLALKNKKNLLIVPISFVSDHVETLFELDIEYRHVADKVGIENYIVMKGLNDSELFIEALAEIVKSNM
- a CDS encoding M3 family metallopeptidase, coding for MKSSFFLLIVFVLLFSKINTAQEMKMQNPFFSEWNTKFQTPPFDLIKNKHFMPAYEEGMKEQKAEVETIINNPEKPTFKNTIEAFEKSGKLFTKVNNVFNCLNGANTNDSLQEVSRNVAPMIAKHFDEIYLNEKFFDRVKSIYQEKDKLNLTTEQKVVLENYYLDFVRGGANLNKEDQEKLKKINEQLSTLGVKFGENILKETNAVGLLIDNKDDLAGLPADVIQGAAETAKEKGFEGKWAFILQRPSWTPFLQYSEKRNLREKLFKAYLNRGNNNDEFDTKKILTKMASLRVEKAKLLGYKTYADFKLEINMAKNPDNVYKFLNDLMIPALHRARIEADDMQKMIDNEKGNFQLQPWDWWYYSEKVKKEKYALDEEMLRPYFKLENVIAGAFGVASKLYGLKFIERKDIPIYHPDVKVFEVTEANGKHLGILYTDYFPRDSKRSGAWMSELVGQSDIDGKYISPVLYNVGNFTKPTKDKPALLSFDDVSTLFHEFGHALHGLIGVSVYPTGKRVPVDFVELPSQIMENWASDPEVLKMYAKHYKTGKPIPQELIDKIVKSGKFNQGFDTVEYLAASLLDMDWHTITDTKERDAIRFEKESLLKYGLIPEIESRYQSTNFQHIFSDDGYAAGYYGYIWAAILDADAFAAFKETNNVFDEKTAAAFRTLLEKAGSDDPMVLYKKFRGREPKVDALLIKRGLN
- a CDS encoding four helix bundle protein — protein: MKVFEKQVEYGNPVLEKSFKFGVRIVKFYSIRLKNNYQIKDLLSQILRSGTSIGANIAESQEAV